A segment of the Cricetulus griseus strain 17A/GY chromosome 6, alternate assembly CriGri-PICRH-1.0, whole genome shotgun sequence genome:
TTGGAAATacttaacttccctgggttgcatgTGTTCCCTTCATTATTCACTTTGTGTTCCTTTGACACAGTACCAGCAGGTGGTGGCTTTCTGTGGTGATTATGGACCAGCCATAGTCACTGGGAGTTGACTGAGAGTTGACATTTATTGTGTTCAATAAGTATTAGCTGAGCAAGAAGTGGGGTGACTTGGGAACATCCCCTGGGTAAaaatgctgtggtttgaatgttcTGAAGTACTGGCTGTGGAGAGCCATGCCACCCTGCTCCAGGGCAGGGGTCAGCTTCTACGAAGCTCCCTGGATCCACAGAGGCACCCGTGTTgccaattcttttcttttctttgtttctttcctttctttctttttgtgggacatatccaggctggccttaaatttgtagCTTCAAATATCTAGCGGAGGATGGTCTTAAACTTCTAATTCTCTCGGGGTGCTAGGATGGTCGACATAAGCCACTGCACTCAGTTTTTGGTTCCCttctttgatttgttgttttgcTGATTCCTCTCTGAGGTCAGTGAGCTAGTTCATGTCACCAGCACCTATAACATAGTAGCTTCTCTGGTATCCAGGATGGACTGTGCCTAGGATGGGATGGTGGGATGGGGTGGATTGTGTCCCAGGCACCACCCGCCCTTCTAAATCCTCTCCCTCCTCATGCAGCCTTCATCCTCCCCAAGGCGGAGGTGTGTGTGAGGAACCACGTCCAGCCCTACATCCCATCCATACTGGAGGCCCTGATGGTACCCACCAGCCAGGGCTTCACTGAGGTACGGGACGTCTTCTTCAAAGAAGTCACAGACATGAATCTGAATGTGATCAATGAGGGTGGCATCAACAAACTGAATGAGGTAAGGTGTGTGTACAGGTttggtgtccccccccccccccccgagcaCCAGCTGTGTGTCTCATGGTGTGCCGCTCTTTCTCAGCATCTGCAGAGACCACAGGCACAGGGCAAAGTCATCCACTCCAACAGGGGGCTGGCGGCTAGAGGAAAGAGTAGATAATGTTACCCTTTACTATCAGTCTGTATGAAGCAAGATGGTTGCAAAAGTATAAAAGGAATTGACGGAGTTGGGGtattggtgtcgcacgcctttaatcctagcactcgggaggcagaggcaggtggatatctgtgagttcgaggccagcctggtctacagagcgagcgagtgccaggataggctccaaagctacacagagaaaccctgtcttgaaaaaccaaaaaagaaaaagaaagaaagaaagaaagaaagaaagaaagaaagaaagaaagaaagaaaaaggaattgacGGTGAGGGgatgaaggaaggaggcagggaaggtAAGATTAGGGTATGGGCTGCCTCAGTAACAAGTCACACACCCACACTGAAGCAATGCCCCTTTCTTAATGCCCCTTTTGATCTAGCTCTCAGGGTGAATATCCCTCATTGGCTGCCTGTGTCTGGAATCTGTCCTGAACTTTAGCCTCCTCCTTTAGACTTCAAGTTTGGGAGTCCCAGGCAGTAATAACCAGAATTTGAGAACCCAGAGGCCTTAGGAATCTGAAGAGATGTCTGCTGATTTGAGACCTGAAGACAGTGATGCTCAGAGAGTGGGTGTTTGCCCAAGGCTATCAGCATCCAGAGGGGAAGAGGACTGTGCATGGGCTGGCCCCTCCCCTCAGCACCGTGatgccttccttttctcctggGCCCCCTATTGGGCACAGTTTCCAGGAGCCCATCCCAGGGTAGTTGGTGTCAGGCCCAGGCAAAGTATGGGTGCATGGAGCCATGTGTCTCTGCCCCCTGCAGTACATGGAGAAGCTGTCACAGCTGGCGTACCACCCCCTGAAGATGCAGAGCTGTTACGAGAAGATGGAGCCCCTGCGGCTTGATGGGCTGCAGCAGCGCTTTGACGTGTCTAGTACATCTGTGTTCAAGCAACGAGCCCAGATCCACATGAGAGAGGTGTGCCCACCAGCCCACACCCCACTAGCTTTCCATGGCCCCCATCACAGCAAGAGGGagccccttctccccttcccatgcCTCTCTGAGCACCTTGCCTCCTGCTCATCTGACTGACTCTGGCTACTTGTTAGACTTCCTTAGGATCTACCCTTTCCTCCCTGGAAGTTGTCCTTACAGCCTAGTCCCCTTCTTGGGATTTCCGCACTCTCAGACAGACACCTGTACCCAGACACTCTTTGAGCATACAACCCCCAGACCATCTCTAGTTGCTCCATGGCAGCTTTGGGGTGGGGACATTGGCCAAGGGTGCAGGAAGGGGCTCTGGTCACCCTGGGAGGGTCTCACAAGCACTGCTGTATGCCTGCCTTTCAGCAAATGGACAATGCTGTGTACACCTTCGAAACCCTCTTGCACCAAGAGCTGGGGAAGGGACCCACCAAGGAGGAGCTGTGCAAGTCCATCCAGAGGATTCTGGAGCGAGTGCTGAAGGTAAGACTGGCTGCCTCCATTGGGCTGGAATCTGCATGGCCAGCTGAACCCAGAGCTGACTGTCCAGCCGCCATCCCCAGGCAGCACCTGGTGTTGAGGTGCTTGTGAGTGCTCTGGGCTTGGGTTAGACCTTCCTCCAGCTAGGGGAGTCCCTGACCCAGGGTCCCTCTCACATGTCCTTCCCTGCAGAAATACGACTATGACAGCAGCTCTGTGCGCAAGAGATTCTTCCGGGAGGCACTGTTGCAGATCACCATTCCCTTCCTGCTCAAAAAACTGGCCCCCACCTGCAAGTCGGTGAGTCCCAGCTTGCCCTAGCCCTTTAGGGTCCATCCAGAGGGGTAAAGCCTCTGACGCATCTCTACCTCTTCCCTGGCAGGAGCTGCCACGCTTCCAGGAACTGATCTTTGAGGACTTCGCCAGGTTCATCTTGGTGGAGAACACATACGAAGAGGTGGTGTTGCAGACAGTCATGAAGGACATCCTGCAGGGTGAGCGGGGAGGGCCAGCCCAGGGGAGTCTTAGGTGGCATTAGCTAAGGGCATAGAGAGGCCCAAGCCTGCAAGAGGAGGCTGGGTTGGACTACTGGCTTCTCTGTGCCTGGTTTCCTCTCTGGTTCCTGGCTTTGCTGAGAGTGGCCAGTGAGGGTCATGGTGTCTGCTGGCTTAGGTTTTGGGCTTGAGTTATAGCTTCGCAGCACGGAGGTCTGGGGTGAGGCAGGTGGTTTGCTGTGGTGGTCCCTGTGCTAAGAGCATTGCCTCTCTCCTGTGGTTTCTCAGCTGTGAAGGAGGCCGCAGTGCAGCGCAAACATAACCTCTACCGGGACAGCATAGTTCTGCATAACAGTGACCCCAACCTACACCTGCTGGCCGAGGGTGCACCCATTGACTGGGGCGAACAGTATGGGGACAGCGGCGATGGCAGTGACAGTGGTGGCAGCCCCAGCCCTTCTGAAGCAGCCACACTCACAGAAAAGCGCAAGCGTGTCAAGCAGGTGGTGTCCGTGATCCAGGACGAGGAGTCAGGGCTGCCTTTTGAGGCTGGCTCCGAACTGCCTTCACCTGCATCCCCGGACAGTGTCACTGAGCTCCGAGGCCTGCTGGCCCAGGATCTGCAGGCTGAGAGTCCCCCACCAGCCAGCCCCCTTCTCAATGGGGCCCCTGTCCAGGAGAGCCCCCAGCCCATAGCAGTCCTCGAGGCCTCCTCACCACCAGCCTCACCCCTTGGGCATCTCCCACCTGGAAAGGCTATGGACATTGATATCCCTAAGCCCAGTGATCAAgagactggggagcaagtgtcCAGCCCTGGTAGCCGTCCCCCCATCCACACCACCACTGAGGACAGCGCAGGAGTGCAGACAGAGTTCTAGGCGTCCTCTCCAGGCTTCTGTTGGATGCTGCGCTGGGCCACTTCTCCTTGGGCACTATGGGCTCATCTCTGGGGAGGGGTACCCCAGCCTGTGCCTTGTGGGGGAGGGGTCTGGGGTGGTGTGGCACCTCCAGGGTCTGGCTTACCCAAGTCACTTTATGGGGTTCAGTATACCTGTTACTGCCCCGTTTTTCTGTGGGCTGGTCTCCGATGCTAGGTCTGATTTTGAGGGCTTCCTCTTTATGCAAGGGGCTGGTGAGCCTTTCTTGCCCTCATGCTGTCATGTTGGTTCTTGTCGTCTTTGGATGGAGGTGGGTGAAAGCACTGGTGGTGCTGTTACTCAAGTCTAGGAAGCTGGTAAGCTCTGTCATCTCACTCGGGGCTCCTTGGTACCAAGGtggcaggaagaggagggggcCCACTCTCTGTCCTATCCCCTCTCTGCAGGCCCAAGATTAGATAGACTTTGAGTGTCACTGGCCTCACTTTGCTGGCTATTGCTGTGGGAGGGTGGGGCTTGGGGGGGTCTTATAGGGGAGTGTACAAGGGATCTgtgatggaaagagaaaggcCCAGAAAGTGGAAGTTTGTGCAGGGGAAGTGTCCTGGGGGCTGGGGGTTGGGAGCTTGGGAGTGTCCGATTGAGGCCAGGATGGCAAAATGAAGAAGCTGGAAGCTGGATTGTCTTGGGTGCACATGGTTTCTGTCCGTCTGCctggctccccacccccactttggGCTTACAACTGCCATTGGAAGAGCTTGGATGTGGGCTGTCGTTCCCCAGATTTTCCAAGGTACTCACTACCTGCCAGGAAACTGGAGGGGCTCCTGAGGGACATTGAGGACCATGGCTTTCCGAGATACTATTGAAGACCATACTTGGCCTTTGAGTCCCACTCTAACCCTGACAATTCTAGACCTCTCTTCCAGTGTCCTTGTGAGCCATTTGGGTTTTGTCTCCTTAGTCATGAGGGTCACAGCAAGCAAGGATGACTGATACATGACCTTCACCTTGGGCCTCCCCAGACTTACACTGGGGTTGAGGAGAGCAAGGAGACACTGCCTCTTCAAGGCCCCCAGGAGGTCTCCTCCCAGCCATGTTCTTTGTCCAATGGACTTGCTCTCCAAGCATGGGCCCAAGGCCCATAGAATGTGGCTGGTACGCAGGGACACCCAATGCCCCAGCCCTACTCAATCATGTCACTAATTTCTTCTGATGCTCTCTAGTGCCTTGGGGGTTTCCATCTCCCTTCCAGATAAGGTATGAAGAATCTATGCAAACTGTGTAAGCTTCTGCTCCTGaataaatgctttatttaaaGCTCACTGTATGTCTTCTGGGGTCCGGGAGACCAGGGCCTAGGGTGTCTAGGGACCTCATTCATCTCAGCTTTCTTGGACTCATCATATGAGCTATGAGGTCCCTGTATGTGTGCAGCTGTGAACTCAacatgtgcatgtggaagccaaagaaatcctttttttttttttttttttttttttttctgagacagggtttctctgtggctttggagcctatcctggaactcgctctgtagaccagactgtcctagaaatcacagagatctgcctgcttctgcctcccaagtgctgggattaaaggcgtgagccaccactgcccggtgaaGCCAAAGGATCTTAGGAGTCactccaccttgtgttttgagacaagctctctcatTAGCCTGAGACTCACCAATTAGGATAGCCTGGCTGTCTGGTGAGCCCTGAGATCTGCCCACCGCGGCTTCCTCGGTACTGTGATTGCATGCATTTTGCCAACATGCCTGGTCTTTTATGTGAGTGTGGGAATCCAAACTTTGAAATGCTGACCTCttttctgagctctctctctaaTCCAccccccttttaatttttaagggctgggtttctctatagccctggctatcttggaagtcactctgtagaccaggctggttttgaactcagagatttgcctgtctctgctgggattaaagacgtgcactacCCTGACTCTGACCCGTTCTTATAATGCCCTGTTTtagagggagaaactgaggctcatacAGAAGGGAGAGGCCACGGAGCTTTCAGGTGACGCCTGCCACGAGGGTGGGCTCCAGCCTGCACCAGGTGCCAATGGCCATGCTAGTGCCAGAGTCCGTCAAGTGGCATCTGTTGAGTACATGCTACAGGCCATGTACTTTATATTGGGAAGGGCAGAAGGGTGCCATGCCACATGAAATGCCCCCCACATCAGTACAGCTGGTGGTGGTGAACTGCCCAACTCAGTCTTTTTGAGTTGCCCTGGCAGTCCCCTTACCTAGGGCAATCACTGCAGGGAACACAACCCACTCCACAAGCACAAGCTGCTTATAAATAATGAGGTTGTCCCTGGCTCTGCTGCCCTTGTCCTTTGCTGAAGAGGTGTTCCCTAACTCTCCGTTGGGTTATATCTCTGCTGCCTTCCCTTTGGCCCAGGGGCCTCAGCTCTGGCCCCTTTCCCCAGAGGAGCTGCCTTGTCCTAGGACCCAGcccactcccatccctcccaAGTCCCCAAGGACCCACAGGTTACTCAGGGAGGAACTCAGATTTATTAGTGTTCTTGCGGTGAATCAGCCTGCCTGTGTGGGCTGAGGATGCAGACATGGGAGGGTGGGTATTCAGAAAGCAGCAGAAGAGGGCTGGGGAGTGGTTCTGCATAGTCCACCCCTTCCCAGGGACATCGCTCCACCTCAGGCCTCCAGACATGGTCACCCCCAGAAGGCTTGCCTAGTAACGTGGGTTCCTGAGTCCTGCTGGTAGCATGGCCACCTTCATATGCCACAGAGCTCCATCACCAGCAGGCAGCTATGCCTCATCTCCTGTGCACTATCCAGAATAGCCACTATATCACAGACAAGGGACACCCCACCTGCCTGCCTGGAGCTCAAGGCAGTGGGGTTGGCAGGTGGTGCCAAAAGGCCATGGTAATCTTGCCCTAGTCTGGGGAACGTGGGTGCATGggagcccagcagtggtggagaTGGTGCCAAGCAAGGGCCAGCGCTGGTAGCTGGCTGTGCATTCAGCTGCTGTGGTAGATCCGGAGGCGCTGGGAGATCTCCTGGCGGCACAGTGGGCAGGTGCGTAGTGGCTGGCAACACTGCTGGCAGCAgcagacatggccacaggtgaGGAAGACCATTTGGGCCTGCAGGGAGAGCAGCATTAGCACCCAGGCTAATGACCACATCCCAGCCCTAGGAGCATAGCCGTGTGTGTGTGAAAACCTAGTCAGGCCTGTTGGCAGTTTTGTGCCTGTTTCACTATGGGTTGCAAGAGCATGTAAATATCTACAATCCAACAGCCCTTTCTTCTGCATGCTAGGCCAAATGCACTACCACCAAGcggcctctacttcccaagtgctgtgatacTAGGCATGTACCACCTACCACCTGGCTCTCAGCCTGTTTAattattctgtgtatgtgtgtgtgtacctgccaAATTCTGATGACTTGTCTAAAATGACTTCAACCTTATGGGTCACTAGCCTTGTATGTGTGCCTGGACTCCGCTTTAGCATGACCCCATGGTCTTCAACTCTTCAGAGTCATTGAGCATATCAAGAAATTggaaattgggctggagagatggctcagtggataagagcaccgactgctcttccagaggtcctgagttcaattcccagcaaccacatggtggctcacaaccatccgttatgagatctggtgccctcttctggtgtgcagatatgtatgggagcaaaatgttgtatacataataaataaataaatcttaaaaaaaaaaagtccacttaaaaaaagaaagaaattggaaatcATTTCCAGAGCCTGACAACAGGGCCTTGGTTAGAGTTCTAACGCCCCTGCTCTCCACCCAGAGTTTTCTGAAAGTCGGACAGCTACCCAGCTGCCACCATGGCCaccttatttatgtgtgtgggactcatggagggcagaagagggtgttgggtctccTAGAGTTGTAAGCCACCTATCATGAATgcagggaaccaaacttgggtcctctggaagagcaagtcagagtcatctttctagccctttttgggtttcctgagacagggtcttgctacaaAGCTCACAGACTTGCGGGGACcctgctgtctccacctctcacaagctaggatcacaggcatgcaccaccatgccagctcCTGGCTATTTTCCTTCCTAAGTCTGATCCCTCCCTTGGTGGATGAGGGAGATCTGTGCTTTAAGCAATGGTATGTTTACTTTTTGCAGTAAGTGTTAATTTTGCAACAATTTTAAAGACTTGGCAGGGAAGACCATGTTCTTGGTGAGTCATGTTGGGGGAAATTTTCCCTAATACAGTTAATAAGCTGAGGGAAAGATCCTTCTTctgtggggggcgggggaggaccTCTAGAAACTGAGGTTAGCATTGCTCATATCTGGGTCATAGGAATGGGCCATTTCTGTGTCCTGTGTTTTGGGTTCTGTGGCATCTCCATAGACTCACCTCACGTTCCAGGCACACAACACACTCTGAGGTTGGCATGTCTAGTTCTGCTGGGGGAGCAGATGGTCTCACTGACTCGGGAGGCTCCCAAGGGGCTTCGGGGGTCTCCAGGACATCAAGGACCTCATCCTTAGGTGGTTTCAACTCTGAGGAAATCAGAGGGACAGGCTAAGCCAGGGAGCCATGCCCAGATGATTCCAATCCCTAGGAGATCTCCTGGCTTGTGTGTACCCCAAAGTGAGTGATGTGAGGGGCAAAGGAGGGGGTGCTTTCAGTCCAAGAGCAGGGgaaaagctttttctttttgagctTTATTCATTCCCACATCTCCGTCTGTGAGACGGGAATGAAttctctgcccagctactgtACACTCTGTGGACCTTCAGGGCTCAGAAACTTGAGTCTCGGAGAGAGGGAACACCACTTGCCTGGAGCCACATCGTCATCTAGTGGTGGAGCTGCAGGATAGGCGCCGTGGCTAGTAGCTAGTGGCTAGTGGCTAGTGGCTGAACCTCTACTAGGTTCCCCAGGAAACAGAATGAGTCCATGAGGTGAAGGCAGAATGGGAACACTGCCTCCCTGTTCCCCAGTCCTCTCCCTAGCAAAGCCCTTCTGTGCCCAGGGCTCTGCCCTGGAGCCAGTAGCCCCTAGGCTGCCAGCCATAGCCCACATACACCTGGGCCTCTCAACAGCCCTGGGAAGAACCTAGGGTCAGCACCTGGTTGGACCCTGGCCACATCCAGAAGGTTCCGGGCTCTCCGTAGGATCTCATGTTGCAGGCCTGCTTCTGAGACACCCACCTGTGGCAGAACAGGGAAGAGCAGACCAAGAACTGAGGGCAGGTCTGAGCGAGAGCCAGCCCTCCTACATATAATTCTACACATATGTAGCCCAGCTACATGTGCCCAAGCCTTCAGGACTGCCTCACGCCCCACCTCAGGCGCCTTCAATGCAAACGGCACCTGGGCCTTGGGTCAGCATGAGGTTCACCACAGCTGTGTAGGGGGCTGAGGAACTCTGTAACGTGATTGTTACTGAATGCTTCAGGGAACAGGGATTGCCCAGTGTTCCCCTGACCCCCACTGTCACTGTACATGGGGAGCTGAGGACACAGAGCTACTGAAGCAACAATGCCCCATACCTAGAGCCCCAGCTCACGGCCCAGAGCCCTGCGGGGTCACAGAGCCCTTCTGCACCTGTGCCTGCATCTGTCCCAGGTGAGACAGGACAGCAGAGGACCAGACCACTCACAGGCAAGTTCTAGGTTCGTGGCTGGTGTGTGAGATACCAGGTACCAGGCACGTTCGAgtccgggggtggggtgggggtgggtgggtgggggctggTGAGCATCAGTGCTATTTCACTTTGAAGAGACGTGGATTAATTCCATGAAAGGAGCTCAGCTTGG
Coding sequences within it:
- the Niban2 gene encoding protein Niban 2 isoform X2 yields the protein MGDVLSTHLDDARRQHIAEKTEKILREFLRFYEDQYGVSLFNSMRHEIEGTGPPQSQLLWRKMPLEERIIFSGNLFQYQEDNKKWRNRFSLVPHNYGLVLYENHVAYERQMPPRAIINSAGYKVLTSVDQYLELVGNSLPGITSKSGSTPILKCPTQFPLILWHPYARHYYFCMMTEAEQDKWQAVLQDCVRHCNNGIPENSKVEGPAFTDAIRMYRQSKEQYGTWEMLCGNEVQILSNLVMEELGPALKAELGPRLKGKPQERQRQWIQISDAVYRLVFEQAKVHFEEVLSKLQLSRPAMEAVIRTDMDQIITSKEHLASKIRAFILPKAEVCVRNHVQPYIPSILEALMVPTSQGFTEVRDVFFKEVTDMNLNVINEGGINKLNEYMEKLSQLAYHPLKMQSCYEKMEPLRLDGLQQRFDVSSTSVFKQRAQIHMREQMDNAVYTFETLLHQELGKGPTKEELCKSIQRILERVLKKYDYDSSSVRKRFFREALLQITIPFLLKKLAPTCKSELPRFQELIFEDFARFILVENTYEEVVLQTVMKDILQAVKEAAVQRKHNLYRDSIVLHNSDPNLHLLAEGAPIDWGEQYGDSGDGSDSGGSPSPSEAATLTEKRKRVKQVVSVIQDEESGLPFEAGSELPSPASPDSVTELRGLLAQDLQAESPPPASPLLNGAPVQESPQPIAVLEASSPPASPLGHLPPGKAMDIDIPKPSDQETGEQVSSPGSRPPIHTTTEDSAGVQTEF